In a single window of the Necator americanus strain Aroian chromosome X, whole genome shotgun sequence genome:
- a CDS encoding hypothetical protein (NECATOR_CHRX.G21392.T2) codes for MPDTPSDALWRIAAFAVIMLLSGRDRWWIVFVLYSIYRLTRTEMFNRIRKTARRDLKGLTLLIRVKLDFKRRLNANRPIHEIFLEQVRKHPQKLACVEVETGRRVTYDELNRLMNKYANYFDSLGFKKGDVVALFMENSIDFFALWLGLSKVGIISAFINSNLKLEPLAYSITSGNCKCVITTPTLKPTLDEAISRGLLSIDSNEIFVNEGNVEGVRKLSEEIKSVSDKEPVNRNVNFQDVLCYVYTSGTTGNPKPAVIKHFRYYFMAMGAGRSFEITGNDVIYITMPMYHSAAGIMGIGSMIVFGTSAVIRKKFSASNFWKDCVKFNCTASQYIGEICRYLLAQKPCEEEKKHKVRLMWGNGLRAEIWNDFVSRFGIKRIGELYGSTEGNSNIVNLDNHVGSCGFFPIYPYIGALYPIRIIKVDQETGELVRDANGLCIPCRPGELGEMVGVIRKKDLLLKFEGYVNKGDTQKKIYRDVFRHGDQVFASGDILYWDKLGYLYFKDRRGDTFRWKGENVSTTEVEGILQPVMSVVDATVYGVEVGKNEGRAGMAAVVLADGVNVEDFLAEIAKRLMANLANYAIPVFIRLCKEVDRTGTFKLKKIDLQKQGFDLKLSKGDPVYYWNSAIKGYSLLDAQMQKDIESGVYNRL; via the exons AGGACTTACTCTTCTAATTCGTGTAAAACTAGATTTTAAACGACGTTTGAATGCGAATCGTCCAATTCATGAAATATTCCTAGAACAG GTTCGGAAACATCCGCAAAAACTAGCTTGTGTAGAAGTGGAGACGGGCCGACGAGTCACTTATGACGAGCTGAATAGACTTATGAATAAGTATGCCAATTACTTCGAT aGTTTGGGATTCAAAAAAGGTGATGTGGTGGCACTTTTTATGGAAAATAGCATAGATTTCTTCGCTCTATGGTTAGGATTGTCAAAG gtTGGCATTATATCGGCATTTATTAACTCAAATCTTAAACTTGAACCATTAGCTTATTCGATAACTTCGGGGAACTGTAAATGCGTTATAACGACACCAACACTCAAACCaa CTCTTGATGAGGCGATTTCGAGAGGACTCCTTAGTATCGACAGTAACGAAATATTTGTGAACGAAGGAAATGTTGAGGGTGTTAGAAAATTGTCCGAAGAAATTAAATCTGTATCGGACAAGGAGCCAGTTAACCGGAATGTCAACTTTCAGG atgttctcTGCTATGTGTACACATCGGGCACAACCGGCAATCCGAAACCTGCCGTCATCAAGCATTTCCG ATATTACTTTATGGCTATGGGTGCTGGTAGATCATTTGAAATTACGGGTAACGACGTTATCTACATAACAATGCCAATGTATCATTCTGCCGCTGGGATTATGG GAATTGGATCCATGATCGTCTTTGGGACATCAGCTGTAATCCGGAAGAAATTCTCAGCGagtaatttctggaaagaCTGCGTCAAATTCAACTGTACTGCAAGTCAATATATTGGAGAGATTTGTAG atatcTTCTTGCACAGAAAccttgtgaagaagaaaagaagcataAAGTTCGTCTTATGTGGGGTAACGGGCTTCGTGCAGAGATTTGGAACGATTTTGTGTCTAGATTTGGGATTAAGAGGATTGGTGAACTATATGGTTCGACGGAAGGAAATTCTAATATAG TGAATCTTGATAACCACGTCGGTTCTTGCGGATTCTTCCCAATCTATCCATACATAGGAGCATTATATCCAATTCGTATAATTAAAGTTGATCAGGAAACTGGTGAACTCGTTCGGGATGCG AATGGCCTATGTATTCCGTGTCGTCCTGGAGAACTTGGTGAAATGGTTGGTGTGATCAGAAAAAAGGATCTTCTACTGAAATTTGAAGGTTACGTGAATAAAGGTGATACTCAAAAGAAGATCTATCGTGATGTGTTCCGACATGGTGATCAG gtctttGCAAGCGGTGATATTTTGTACTGGGATAAACTTGGCTATCTCTATTTCAAGGATCGTCGCGGTGATACTTTCAG ATGGAAGGGTGAGAACGTATCCACCACTGAAGTGGAAGGAATTCTTCAACCAGTAATGAGTGTTGTGGATGCAACCGTGTACGGTGTGGAAGTAGGGAAAAACGAAGGTCGAGCTGGTATGGCAGCTGTTGTGTTGGCGGATGGGGTGAATGTTGAG GATTTCTTAGCAGAAATTGCTAAACGACTAATGGCAAATCTTGCAAATTATGCAATTCCAGTTTTTATTCGGCTTTGCAAGGAAGTTGACCGCACGG gGACGTTTAAACTCAAAAAGATCGATCTACAAAAGCAAGGATTCGATTTAAAATTGAGTAAAGGAGATCCAGTATATTATTGGAATTCTGCAATTAAAGGATATTCATTATTGGACGCACAAATGCAGAAAGATATTGAGAGTGGTGTGTATAATCGACTATAG